In Candidatus Eremiobacteraceae bacterium, the genomic stretch CATCGTTGCGCGGATTCGCCTCGCCTGTGCCGACCCAAACGGTCTTGTCGTCGCTCGGGGCGATCGTCACGGCACCGATCGACTGAGTGTCCTGATCGTCGAAGACCGACGCCCAAGTCTGCCCGCCGTTTTCGGACTTCCAAACGCCGCCGCCGGCCGCACCTATATAGTAGAGATTCGGATCGGTCGCACTGCCCGCGACGGCCGCGACACGGCCACCTGCGGCAGCCGGGCCGACTTCGCGCCATGAGAGCGCCGCGTACGGCGTCGACGGCGTCGGCGACGCCTTCGGTTTCGGCGACCCCTTCGGAGCGGGCGCCGGCGTGACCGGAGCGCTGGTCGCTGGCGCCGGCGTTGGCGGCGGAGTCGACTCGGGCGGGGCCATGGCGACAGAAACAGCGGCGAAAACGCCGATGATTGCGAGCACGGAAGCCTCCTATCGGTGACGCAAAGCGCAACTACATTATCAGTAGCGGCGCCGGCACCCTCTCGCGGTCGCGGTTGTTATGCGTGATTCCCACGCCATGACAATGCTGTGGCAAGGCCCGCCAAGCGTTGAGCGGGTATAACCGCGTCGGATGAAGGCCGAGCGCAAGGGCAAACGCAGCACGGCAGCGGCGGATCCGATCGAGGTCAGCAAAGACGCGACGGTCGACGTCGCCGGCCGAGCCGTGTCGCTGACGAACCTCGATAAGCACTTCTGGCCGGCGATCACGAAGCGCGATTTGCTGCGCTACTACGCAGACGTCGCGCCGTATCTGCTGCCGCACATCGCCGACCGCGCGATGGTCATGAAGCGATACCCGAACGGCGCCGCCGCGCCGTTTTTCTTCATGAAGCGCGCGCCGTCGCCGCGACCCGATTGGATCCGCACGTGTCGGGTCGATCATCGCAGCGGCAATGTCATCGACTTCCCGGTGATCGACGATCTCGCCGCGCTGCTCTGGGTTATCAACCTCGGCTGCATCGACTTGAATCCTTGGTACGCGCGTTGCGATGACGTCGACCGGCCGGACTACCTGCACTTCGACCTCGATCCGGTCAAAGGCGGCTCGTTCGTGCAAGTGCGCGAGACGGCGATCATCGTCCGCGACGCGCTCGACGCGATCGGCATGTCTGCATACGCGAAGACGACCGGATCGCGCGGCATCCACGTCTACGTGCCGATCGTCCGCGGGCCGACGCAGAAGGAGGTCTGGACGGTCGCAAAGGCGATCGCGGTCGAGCTCGCGCGCGCGAATCCGACGCTCATCACGGCGGAGTATCGCATCGCGAAGCGGCCGAAGAACCGGATACTCGTCGATTACAATCAGAACGCGTGGGGGCGCACGCTCGCGTCGATCTACTCGTTACGCCCGACGCCGAAAGCAACGGTTTCGATGCCCGTGACCTGGCGCCAGATCGAAAAGGGCGTCGAGATCGACGATTTCCGCATCGACAACGTGCCTGCGCTGCTACGCCGATCCGGAGACTTGTGGAAACCGATGCTGGCGAAAACAGGCCGGGTGGACCTGAAGCGACTCTTCTCAGGGCGACGGCGCAAAACGTGAGCGGCGAGTCCTCAGCCGCAATCGTCGCCGAAGCGCCGCTGCGCGACTATGCGGCGATGTGCGACGCTGTCGCCGCGACGACGAAGCGGAACGAGAAGATCCAGATCGTCGCAGCCTACTTGAGGAGCGTACCCGATGATGCGCTCCCCGCGGCAGCGTCGTTCGCGAGCGGCGATGCGACGCCGCCGGGTTCGCCGTCGCTGCGGCTTGGCGGGCGGCTCGCGATCGACGCGGCGAGGTCTGTATTCGAGATCGACGATCGATCGCTCCGCGACGCCTACAGCCGACACGGCGATCTGGGAAACGCGCTCGCCGATCTCGCATCGCATGCGATGCGCCCGACACTATTCGCGGCGCCGCTGACGATCGGGCGTGTCGCTTCGATATTTCGCGAGATCGCGGGTGCGGTCGGCGCCGGCGCGAACAAGAAGCGGACGTCGCTCTTCGCGAGCCTGCTCTCGGACGCGACGGCGGCCGAAGTGCGCTATCTCGTCAAGCTTGCGACGGGCGATATGCGCATCGGTCTGAAGCAAGCGCTGACCGTCGACGCGCTTGCTGTCGCGTACGGCGCGGACGCGGCCGACGTTCGCCGCGCGCTCATGGCGATCGGCGACATCGGCGCCGTCGCCGGGCTTGCGCGGGCGGGAAGACTCGAAAAAGCCGGCGTCGCGTACGGCAAGCCGATCGGATTCATGCTCGCATCGCCGCTGCGCTTCGGCGGCGACTACAAGGAGCTCGAGCCCGGCGAGTATCTGCTCGAGGACAAGTTCGACGGGATCCGCATCCAGGCCCATTGCGACGACGGTTCGGTCAGATTGTTCAGCCGGCGGTTGAACGAGGTGTCGAGATCGTATCCCGAGGTGGTCGACGCGCTAGCAGCGCCGGGCGTGCCCCACGCGATCGTCGACGGCGAACTG encodes the following:
- the ligD gene encoding non-homologous end-joining DNA ligase gives rise to the protein MKAERKGKRSTAAADPIEVSKDATVDVAGRAVSLTNLDKHFWPAITKRDLLRYYADVAPYLLPHIADRAMVMKRYPNGAAAPFFFMKRAPSPRPDWIRTCRVDHRSGNVIDFPVIDDLAALLWVINLGCIDLNPWYARCDDVDRPDYLHFDLDPVKGGSFVQVRETAIIVRDALDAIGMSAYAKTTGSRGIHVYVPIVRGPTQKEVWTVAKAIAVELARANPTLITAEYRIAKRPKNRILVDYNQNAWGRTLASIYSLRPTPKATVSMPVTWRQIEKGVEIDDFRIDNVPALLRRSGDLWKPMLAKTGRVDLKRLFSGRRRKT
- a CDS encoding ATP-dependent DNA ligase is translated as MSGESSAAIVAEAPLRDYAAMCDAVAATTKRNEKIQIVAAYLRSVPDDALPAAASFASGDATPPGSPSLRLGGRLAIDAARSVFEIDDRSLRDAYSRHGDLGNALADLASHAMRPTLFAAPLTIGRVASIFREIAGAVGAGANKKRTSLFASLLSDATAAEVRYLVKLATGDMRIGLKQALTVDALAVAYGADAADVRRALMAIGDIGAVAGLARAGRLEKAGVAYGKPIGFMLASPLRFGGDYKELEPGEYLLEDKFDGIRIQAHCDDGSVRLFSRRLNEVSRSYPEVVDALAAPGVPHAIVDGELLAFKDGRALPFQHLQGRLQRKVVDASHIEGVPLALVVFDILAERDDLLFDRPLGERRARLEAWIESLPASARSNVLLAVATFVTLRGDAHERASLLEPAFEAARMRGNEGLMIKALASTYTPGRRGKQWFKLKKELATLDCVVVAVEYGHGKRNDVLSDYTFAVRAGDRLVTIGKAYSGLTDAEIATMTRWFLDHALVDEGRRLVVEPTIVVEIAFDIIQRSSLHESGLAMRFPRVVRLRPDKGPGQASTLRDALALVAD